Proteins from a genomic interval of Methanoplanus endosymbiosus:
- a CDS encoding class I SAM-dependent methyltransferase gives MRDSAEEEKIRDEEDFVKVRKKVLDLAGVNNLEILDIGAGPLSAIAAKYYSCSVTSVDIDRKELRLWKEYAEKEGVSDRISFEEEDAADLYYCDDAFDVCISFCALHHFPIKIRDQALSEFRRVSSKRFIIVEYTEEGFSEVHSREDFEPVNLKKLEENLKETGITRVIPVDKMMVYVVDKKAQ, from the coding sequence ATGAGGGATTCCGCAGAAGAAGAGAAGATCAGGGATGAAGAAGATTTTGTAAAGGTCAGGAAGAAGGTTCTTGATCTCGCCGGGGTAAACAACCTTGAAATACTGGATATAGGTGCCGGACCACTCTCTGCCATAGCCGCGAAGTATTACAGCTGCTCTGTTACTTCCGTTGATATTGACCGGAAAGAACTCCGGTTATGGAAGGAATATGCAGAGAAAGAGGGTGTTTCAGACAGAATCAGTTTTGAAGAGGAGGATGCGGCAGATCTCTACTACTGCGACGATGCATTCGATGTCTGCATCAGCTTTTGTGCCCTGCACCACTTCCCCATCAAAATCAGAGATCAGGCGTTATCTGAATTCCGGCGTGTTTCTTCAAAACGCTTTATTATTGTAGAATACACAGAAGAAGGATTTTCAGAGGTGCACAGCAGGGAGGATTTTGAACCTGTTAACCTTAAAAAACTGGAAGAGAATCTGAAAGAAACGGGTATCACCAGAGTAATCCCGGTGGATAAAATGATGGTATATGTTGTCGATAAGAAGGCACAATAG
- a CDS encoding M3 family metallopeptidase, translating into MHKDSNKFLRYSFSSIIILTVILLMTAGCLQNTRDEEPAGTGLPEKNSPIQTHYSPGEITQLAEETKEAADASLNAIAEITPEKRTFDNTALAFERTMMDYSDAIGPLTLMGYVYPDAEIAAEGTSCEESANTFETGVYTRRELYDALKEQVPRNPEEARLYSVTIREFEKNGLELPEEKLSEVREMKNRLGQLETRYSANLNSDNTTLEFTAEELAGVPLSSVETFEQTPQGTYLVTTKSPDYLAVMTYAGDEKTRMRMYWAYNNRQADTNTALLEEAILLRQKIAEALGYSTWADYKTDGRMAENTSNVMEFLTSMKEPIKEKYTGEMRELLTVKRSIDPEATSVSPWDITYLLNIQKKEQYAYDEEKVREYFPADTVLQGLFRIYGTLFDIRFSEVENASVWSPDVRLYEVKNATGNETIGYMYLDLYPREGKYGHFCAYPLITGRLKDDGYSVPVVTIIGNFHKPEEERPSLLTVTETETLFHEAGHAMHFLLTDAPYGSLSGFSVEWDFVETPSQTLEEWAWDPEVLRSISGHYNDSSEKIPVELCERVTDARNVGSGNKYSRLIINSLEDMRFHTAAGPVNATEVWYQTYEDITGTRPPAGTHQPASFGHMMGGYDAGYYGYLWSKVYAMEIVDEFKESGMTNQTTGMKFREEILSKGNMQDGMTLLENFLGREPGPEALYKHLGIEEQQT; encoded by the coding sequence ATGCATAAAGACAGCAATAAATTTCTTAGATACAGTTTTTCATCTATCATTATCCTGACCGTTATACTTCTCATGACAGCAGGATGCCTCCAGAATACAAGAGATGAAGAACCAGCAGGAACTGGACTTCCGGAAAAAAACAGTCCCATACAGACACATTACTCCCCCGGAGAGATAACACAGCTTGCTGAGGAAACAAAAGAGGCCGCAGATGCCTCACTGAATGCCATTGCTGAAATAACACCGGAAAAGCGAACTTTTGACAACACAGCCCTTGCATTTGAACGGACAATGATGGACTATTCAGATGCCATCGGTCCTCTGACACTGATGGGATATGTGTATCCTGATGCAGAAATAGCTGCGGAAGGCACATCCTGTGAGGAGTCTGCGAATACTTTCGAAACCGGGGTTTATACCCGCCGGGAACTCTATGATGCACTTAAGGAGCAGGTGCCCCGTAATCCGGAGGAAGCACGCCTCTACAGCGTAACAATCAGGGAGTTTGAAAAGAACGGGCTTGAACTTCCGGAAGAAAAGCTTTCAGAGGTCCGTGAGATGAAAAACAGACTCGGACAGCTTGAAACCCGGTATTCTGCCAACCTGAACAGCGACAACACCACACTTGAGTTTACCGCTGAAGAACTTGCCGGGGTGCCGCTTTCATCAGTCGAAACATTTGAACAGACCCCACAGGGAACATACCTTGTCACCACGAAATCTCCCGACTATCTTGCGGTTATGACATATGCCGGAGATGAGAAAACGAGAATGAGGATGTACTGGGCATACAATAACAGGCAGGCAGATACAAACACGGCTCTACTTGAAGAAGCGATACTTCTCCGGCAGAAAATTGCAGAGGCACTCGGATACTCCACATGGGCAGATTACAAAACTGACGGCAGAATGGCAGAGAATACCAGCAATGTCATGGAATTTCTGACATCAATGAAAGAACCCATAAAGGAGAAATACACCGGTGAGATGAGAGAACTCCTTACAGTTAAAAGGAGTATTGACCCCGAGGCAACATCAGTAAGTCCCTGGGACATTACATACCTCCTGAACATACAGAAAAAAGAGCAGTATGCATATGATGAAGAGAAGGTCAGAGAATACTTCCCGGCCGACACTGTCCTTCAGGGACTTTTCAGGATCTATGGAACCCTTTTTGACATCAGATTCTCTGAGGTTGAGAATGCGTCCGTATGGTCTCCTGACGTCCGGCTTTATGAGGTGAAGAACGCAACCGGAAATGAGACTATAGGATATATGTATCTTGACCTTTACCCCCGTGAGGGGAAATACGGACATTTCTGTGCCTATCCGCTCATAACCGGAAGGCTGAAGGACGACGGATACTCAGTTCCGGTTGTGACAATCATAGGCAATTTCCACAAACCGGAAGAAGAGAGACCGTCACTTCTGACAGTTACAGAGACAGAGACACTCTTTCACGAGGCCGGGCATGCAATGCACTTCCTTCTGACAGATGCTCCATATGGCAGTCTCTCCGGATTCAGTGTAGAGTGGGACTTTGTTGAGACACCCTCCCAGACGCTTGAAGAGTGGGCGTGGGACCCCGAAGTGTTAAGATCAATATCCGGCCATTACAATGATTCCTCTGAAAAGATTCCGGTGGAACTGTGTGAACGGGTAACTGATGCCCGGAATGTTGGATCAGGCAATAAATACAGCCGCCTGATCATCAACTCCCTGGAGGATATGCGGTTTCACACTGCTGCCGGACCTGTAAATGCAACTGAGGTCTGGTATCAGACATATGAGGATATTACGGGCACAAGACCACCTGCCGGGACACATCAGCCGGCCTCATTCGGCCATATGATGGGTGGATATGATGCCGGATATTACGGGTATCTCTGGTCAAAGGTCTATGCAATGGAAATCGTTGATGAATTCAAAGAGAGCGGCATGACCAACCAGACAACCGGAATGAAATTCCGTGAAGAAATTCTCTCAAAGGGCAATATGCAGGACGGAATGACACTTCTTGAAAATTTCCTCGGAAGGGAACCGGGACCTGAGGCACTGTATAAACATCTTGGAATAGAGGAACAACAGACATAA
- a CDS encoding mechanosensitive ion channel family protein, whose protein sequence is MSDLNIAAVIFFTGTILAYVTYRIFKVLERKAEKTKSKLDDILIISLKKPVVIGILVSTVFITLQYIPIHEGYAWILSSRYFNTLIIIFATWIVATFAESFICLYGRWVSDQTESDLDDKIIDVLEVSAKYIIWFIGFLLILSYLEINITPLLAAGGIFGIAIALAAQDLISNFFGGALIVVDKPFKIGDRIKIEGKLGDVISVGPRSTRLKTLDHQMLTIPNSKISNTIITNYAMPDVKLKVRIPVSVGYGSDVRRVKEILYEIAGDAIKNTDYVLSDPAPSVYFLEFGASSLDFMMLIWAKKFNMSWDIKDHVNFEIERRFAEEGIEIPFPQMDVHLKAGE, encoded by the coding sequence ATGTCAGATCTTAACATCGCAGCGGTGATCTTCTTTACAGGCACAATTCTGGCATATGTCACGTACAGGATTTTTAAGGTACTTGAAAGGAAAGCCGAGAAAACAAAATCAAAACTTGACGACATTCTGATAATATCACTTAAAAAACCGGTAGTTATCGGGATATTAGTCTCAACCGTCTTTATCACTCTCCAGTATATCCCCATTCATGAGGGCTACGCATGGATACTGAGCAGCAGATACTTCAATACACTAATCATTATCTTTGCAACGTGGATTGTGGCCACATTTGCTGAGAGTTTCATCTGCCTGTACGGGAGATGGGTATCTGATCAGACCGAAAGCGACCTGGATGATAAAATAATCGATGTTCTCGAGGTTTCAGCAAAATACATCATCTGGTTCATAGGATTCCTCCTGATACTGAGCTATCTTGAGATTAATATAACTCCACTCCTTGCAGCCGGAGGAATATTCGGAATAGCAATAGCACTCGCAGCACAGGACCTAATCTCAAACTTCTTTGGCGGAGCCTTAATAGTAGTTGACAAACCCTTCAAAATAGGTGACAGGATAAAGATCGAGGGCAAACTTGGGGACGTTATCTCAGTCGGACCACGTTCGACACGCCTTAAGACACTTGACCACCAGATGCTCACCATACCAAATTCAAAGATCTCCAATACCATCATCACAAATTACGCGATGCCGGATGTAAAACTTAAAGTCAGGATTCCGGTATCTGTAGGATACGGAAGCGACGTCAGAAGGGTAAAGGAGATACTCTATGAAATTGCCGGTGATGCCATAAAAAACACAGATTATGTCTTAAGCGACCCCGCACCATCCGTTTACTTCCTGGAGTTCGGTGCATCAAGCCTTGATTTCATGATGCTCATCTGGGCAAAGAAGTTCAATATGTCGTGGGACATCAAGGATCACGTTAATTTTGAGATTGAACGCAGATTTGCCGAGGAAGGAATAGAGATACCGTTCCCGCAGATGGATGTTCACTTAAAAGCTGGTGAGTAA
- a CDS encoding flavodoxin family protein, which produces MKTTTIFYSYTGITRGVAGKIQQACGGDLIEVKTKKPYSKITAYSLGCLRAAKGECDEIEPASIDVSASDVIVIGTPVWAFRAAPPINAAVNALSGCEGKKAVIFATCGGKPGETIPLLAEALEKRGVKVAGGFIFDRKDVKDEDKVNALINAVKSP; this is translated from the coding sequence ATGAAAACAACAACTATATTCTATTCATACACCGGAATCACCCGCGGAGTGGCAGGAAAAATTCAGCAGGCATGCGGAGGTGATCTAATTGAAGTTAAGACAAAAAAGCCATATTCAAAGATAACCGCTTACTCACTCGGATGCCTTCGGGCAGCAAAAGGTGAATGCGATGAGATCGAACCTGCATCAATTGATGTCTCCGCATCGGATGTAATTGTAATCGGCACTCCTGTCTGGGCGTTCAGGGCAGCACCGCCCATAAATGCGGCAGTAAATGCACTTTCCGGCTGCGAAGGAAAAAAAGCAGTCATCTTTGCAACCTGCGGGGGAAAGCCCGGAGAGACCATCCCTCTTCTTGCAGAGGCCCTTGAGAAGAGAGGAGTGAAAGTTGCAGGCGGGTTTATCTTCGACAGAAAAGACGTGAAGGATGAAGACAAAGTCAATGCACTTATCAATGCTGTTAAATCACCATAA
- a CDS encoding cache domain-containing protein, with translation MKKSLIFSVILIMALIIAFTGCTGQESDTQTDGVNTATDTKTENAMQTVADELTKSIDAGLEEINSGLSGNSAALSEAGLTGDAAEKILSDNLLSYPWAVSSLIISKEGVVLTAMPKNYAGVAGEDLSWQSQVQTANREQIAIVSDVFTMAEGFTGISQSSPVFSKSGEYLGYTDITYKPDTFLARQINPVIKNTPYDVWVAQTDGTLIYDTKEEEIGNNLMTDSMYSDPELQAVLKEILKEPSGTAEYTFSDKNWNENVTKAASWKTAGINGAEWRVVVTHSGSENEGEAAAEPVKIPETTDSRYENLKAFVNDAAAYAKEHGKEAALNEFNNVNGSFISGELYIFAYETDGTVIALPYQKEMLGTDRAGITDTNGVEFIEEAIDTAENGGGSLYYIYPNPEDNYKEEFKLSYVMPVDDEWFVGAGIYLPEIPAVFNETEIDELVKRVKNARDYAQANDKEGAIADFNDLNGTFADGVNYIFAYEYDGTTLALPFQPELIGTDRLDFSDTYGVEIIRWEISAAKRGGGFVYAEYFNPETGDSGLKLCYVTPVNNEWLVGSGIYTESI, from the coding sequence ATGAAAAAAAGTCTTATATTTTCAGTTATTCTGATAATGGCTCTTATAATTGCATTTACAGGATGCACCGGACAGGAGAGCGATACACAGACAGACGGGGTTAACACTGCAACCGATACAAAAACAGAAAACGCTATGCAAACCGTTGCAGATGAACTCACGAAGTCCATAGATGCAGGACTGGAAGAGATAAACAGCGGCCTTTCCGGAAACAGTGCCGCCCTCTCAGAAGCAGGACTCACAGGAGACGCAGCTGAAAAAATCCTCTCAGACAACCTTCTCAGTTATCCGTGGGCGGTTTCATCGCTGATTATATCAAAAGAGGGTGTAGTCCTGACAGCGATGCCAAAAAACTACGCAGGCGTTGCAGGTGAGGATTTAAGCTGGCAGTCGCAGGTTCAGACCGCAAACAGAGAGCAGATAGCGATTGTAAGTGATGTATTTACAATGGCCGAAGGGTTCACCGGGATCTCACAGAGTTCTCCTGTATTTTCCAAATCAGGCGAATATCTCGGCTACACCGACATAACCTACAAGCCGGATACTTTCCTTGCCAGACAGATAAATCCGGTCATTAAAAATACACCATATGATGTCTGGGTTGCACAGACAGACGGAACTCTGATCTATGATACCAAAGAAGAGGAGATCGGCAACAATCTCATGACCGATTCGATGTACAGCGACCCGGAACTTCAGGCAGTATTAAAAGAGATTCTTAAGGAGCCGTCCGGAACAGCAGAATATACATTCTCAGACAAAAACTGGAACGAAAATGTCACAAAGGCAGCCTCCTGGAAGACAGCCGGAATTAACGGTGCTGAATGGAGGGTTGTAGTCACCCATTCAGGCAGTGAAAACGAAGGCGAAGCAGCAGCTGAACCGGTGAAAATTCCGGAAACGACTGACTCACGATATGAAAATCTTAAAGCTTTTGTCAATGATGCCGCTGCATACGCAAAGGAACACGGAAAAGAAGCTGCATTAAATGAATTCAATAACGTAAACGGATCTTTCATCAGCGGAGAACTTTACATATTCGCGTATGAGACAGACGGAACGGTAATTGCGCTCCCTTACCAGAAGGAGATGTTGGGAACCGACCGTGCAGGAATTACAGATACAAACGGCGTTGAATTCATCGAAGAGGCAATTGATACAGCAGAAAATGGCGGCGGATCACTCTACTACATATACCCGAATCCTGAAGATAACTATAAAGAAGAGTTCAAACTCTCATATGTAATGCCGGTTGATGACGAATGGTTTGTCGGGGCGGGGATTTACCTTCCGGAAATTCCCGCTGTATTCAATGAGACAGAGATAGATGAACTTGTAAAAAGGGTGAAGAATGCACGTGACTATGCACAGGCTAACGATAAAGAAGGAGCAATTGCCGATTTCAATGACCTTAACGGGACTTTCGCAGACGGTGTAAATTACATCTTTGCCTACGAATATGACGGAACCACGCTGGCACTTCCGTTCCAGCCGGAACTTATCGGCACAGACCGGCTCGATTTCTCCGACACCTATGGAGTAGAAATTATCAGATGGGAGATATCCGCTGCAAAGCGTGGAGGAGGATTTGTATATGCCGAATACTTCAACCCGGAAACAGGAGATTCCGGATTAAAACTCTGCTATGTCACACCGGTCAATAATGAATGGCTTGTCGGGTCAGGTATCTATACCGAAAGCATATGA
- a CDS encoding cation:proton antiporter, translating into MSSEFIYIGLGLIIGLGISMQWLAKIFRIPGILLLLPAGMIAGPVLGLVHPQEIFGDALFPLVTIGVGILLLKGGLELRLNNLQSGVSRSVWRLVTSGAVLTLAIGTAAALLLLNVPFPLAFLLSALLVVSGPTVVGPILSFARPKEPVGTVLQWEGIIIDPIGAALAVAAISFITAENPNPFLDIFLTMAVGVILGIVAALFYTYADRTRNIPKGLSGLIALMLGIVVITVGELIFSEAGLFAALTMGFVIANQPLTPFGSIRVLTETLEPLIIGILFIMLAAMVDLSAMGEYLLPALALVVVYVFIARPLVAFLATHGLGYSRAQRIFIGALHPRGIVAAATASLFALNLNEVGVNFPEMVPVVFIVILSTVVIYGLGTPVLSRVLKIADPEPVGIAIYGEQRWALDLASALHTAGATVMVLAPGSKRLQSVADSGKIPFESYTGSLVDLGDEEILDDAHFFKMKIAWLLIASSNKDSIGSAEDAFIDSVGPENMIIFGTARDMQDRRVFGGKIDILAKTPYGLFGRMEDELLEMLENGYSFRAIDSREQPEYGGTPEGTKPFMRVNSDGTLAVPGSDSRLADGEFLIIVAQKR; encoded by the coding sequence ATGAGCAGTGAATTTATTTATATTGGCCTGGGCCTGATCATCGGTCTTGGCATCTCAATGCAGTGGCTGGCAAAGATCTTCAGAATTCCGGGAATCCTCCTTCTTCTGCCGGCCGGTATGATTGCCGGCCCGGTACTGGGGCTGGTACATCCACAGGAAATCTTTGGAGATGCCTTATTTCCACTGGTGACAATTGGTGTTGGAATTTTACTGTTAAAGGGCGGACTGGAACTTCGTCTGAATAACCTGCAGTCCGGTGTGAGCCGTTCTGTCTGGCGGCTGGTAACTTCCGGGGCGGTTTTGACACTGGCCATCGGTACTGCGGCCGCACTCTTACTTCTTAATGTCCCTTTCCCGCTGGCATTTCTCCTCTCTGCCCTGCTGGTAGTATCCGGTCCCACCGTGGTTGGGCCAATCCTCAGCTTTGCCCGCCCAAAGGAACCGGTAGGCACGGTTCTGCAATGGGAAGGCATTATTATTGACCCGATTGGTGCTGCTCTTGCGGTGGCCGCGATCAGCTTTATTACTGCTGAGAACCCGAACCCGTTCCTGGATATATTTCTGACCATGGCAGTGGGCGTGATTCTTGGTATTGTGGCAGCTCTTTTCTACACTTACGCGGATCGTACACGCAATATACCCAAAGGACTCAGCGGCCTCATTGCTTTGATGCTGGGGATAGTGGTTATCACCGTAGGGGAACTGATATTTTCAGAGGCAGGTCTCTTCGCCGCGTTAACCATGGGTTTTGTCATAGCAAACCAGCCCCTGACACCGTTTGGCAGCATACGGGTTCTGACTGAAACACTTGAACCGCTTATCATCGGCATTCTGTTCATCATGCTGGCTGCAATGGTTGATCTCTCTGCCATGGGAGAGTATCTGTTACCCGCTCTGGCTCTGGTAGTGGTATATGTATTCATTGCCCGGCCGCTGGTAGCCTTCCTGGCCACTCATGGTCTGGGTTACAGCCGTGCACAGCGGATATTTATCGGGGCTCTGCACCCGCGGGGTATTGTAGCTGCGGCTACTGCTTCATTATTCGCACTTAATTTAAACGAAGTGGGGGTTAATTTCCCCGAAATGGTCCCCGTTGTTTTCATTGTGATACTGTCCACAGTAGTTATCTACGGACTGGGAACACCTGTCCTCTCCCGTGTGCTGAAGATTGCAGACCCCGAACCCGTTGGAATTGCCATCTATGGGGAACAGCGCTGGGCTCTCGACCTGGCATCAGCCCTGCATACAGCAGGAGCAACGGTTATGGTACTGGCACCGGGCAGTAAGAGACTTCAGAGTGTTGCGGATTCCGGAAAGATACCGTTTGAATCCTATACAGGTTCTCTGGTTGATCTGGGGGATGAAGAAATTCTGGACGATGCACATTTTTTTAAAATGAAAATTGCGTGGCTCCTGATAGCTTCTTCAAATAAAGACAGCATCGGATCAGCGGAGGACGCGTTTATCGACTCTGTCGGACCGGAAAATATGATCATATTCGGAACGGCACGGGATATGCAGGACAGAAGGGTTTTTGGAGGAAAAATTGACATACTGGCGAAAACTCCGTACGGCCTTTTTGGTCGCATGGAGGATGAACTGCTGGAGATGCTTGAGAACGGATATAGTTTCAGGGCCATTGACAGCAGAGAACAGCCAGAATATGGCGGAACACCTGAAGGGACAAAACCCTTCATGAGAGTGAACAGTGACGGAACTCTTGCCGTACCCGGAAGTGATTCCCGTCTTGCAGACGGGGAATTCCTTATTATCGTCGCACAAAAAAGATAA